A part of Terriglobales bacterium genomic DNA contains:
- a CDS encoding 4-hydroxyphenylacetate 3-hydroxylase N-terminal domain-containing protein produces the protein MALRTPEQFLNGLRDEREVYYRGQRVQSVVEHPELGVAARHAAIDFKMAEDPRYRDLALAHDGSDVYSAYYRIPRDSKDLLSRSRLIEAGTAEGATLVILIKEIGTDALFALKRVLGRAGEKQGLERVNAFYKFCRNRDLALAVAQTDVKGNRSKRPSEQEDPDLYVRVVEERSDGIVVRGAKVHTSCAPYVDEIIVLPSRSMGPGDEPWSVAFAVPVATKGVRLYASDFLHGTDDHINRPISTTHKMIETLTVFDNVFVPWERVFFEGKNDLASAAALTFVEFHRFTAVSYKLPLLDGLVGAAIAVARANGIERASHVRDKLTWLGGYAEMVRGLTELAALRCQVEEGVAYPHVFTTNMAKWVFARDFHQAMEVVQDLAGGLLVTGPAGSDWESPEVRPVLEKYLRGAWPAERRLPVLNLIAELTARLYGGYQAVLAVHAEGSIEAEKLAMFRAYNPERAVNLAMKLAGLDQKK, from the coding sequence ATGGCACTACGTACCCCTGAACAATTCCTCAACGGCCTGCGCGATGAGCGCGAGGTTTACTATCGCGGGCAGCGCGTTCAGTCGGTGGTTGAGCATCCCGAACTTGGTGTGGCTGCGCGGCACGCCGCCATCGACTTCAAGATGGCGGAGGACCCCAGGTACCGCGATCTGGCGCTCGCTCATGACGGCAGCGACGTGTACTCGGCCTACTACCGCATTCCTCGCGATTCCAAGGATCTGCTGTCTCGCTCCAGGCTGATCGAGGCGGGCACGGCCGAGGGTGCAACCCTCGTCATCCTTATTAAAGAGATTGGCACCGACGCTCTGTTCGCACTGAAGCGCGTGCTCGGGCGCGCCGGCGAGAAGCAGGGGCTCGAGCGCGTCAACGCGTTCTACAAGTTCTGCCGCAACCGCGACCTCGCGCTGGCGGTCGCCCAGACCGACGTAAAGGGCAACCGCAGCAAGCGCCCAAGCGAGCAGGAAGATCCCGACCTCTACGTTCGGGTGGTGGAGGAGCGCTCGGACGGCATCGTGGTTCGCGGGGCGAAGGTCCATACCTCCTGTGCGCCGTACGTGGACGAGATCATCGTGCTCCCCAGTCGCAGCATGGGACCCGGAGACGAGCCCTGGTCGGTCGCATTCGCCGTGCCCGTTGCCACGAAAGGAGTGCGTCTCTACGCCTCTGATTTTCTGCACGGCACCGACGATCACATCAACCGGCCCATCTCCACCACCCACAAGATGATTGAGACGCTTACCGTCTTCGACAACGTCTTCGTTCCTTGGGAGCGGGTGTTTTTCGAGGGGAAGAACGATCTGGCCAGCGCTGCTGCGCTGACCTTCGTGGAGTTCCATCGCTTCACCGCTGTGAGTTATAAGTTGCCGCTGCTGGATGGTCTTGTCGGTGCGGCTATTGCGGTGGCGCGCGCCAACGGCATCGAGCGCGCCAGCCACGTGCGTGACAAGCTCACCTGGCTCGGGGGCTATGCAGAGATGGTCCGCGGCCTCACCGAACTCGCCGCCCTGCGTTGTCAGGTGGAGGAGGGCGTGGCCTATCCGCATGTGTTCACCACCAACATGGCGAAGTGGGTCTTTGCCCGCGACTTCCACCAGGCTATGGAAGTGGTGCAGGACCTCGCCGGGGGATTGCTGGTCACCGGTCCCGCCGGCAGCGACTGGGAGTCTCCCGAAGTTCGCCCGGTGCTGGAGAAGTATCTTCGCGGCGCCTGGCCGGCGGAGCGGCGGCTGCCGGTGCTGAACCTGATCGCCGAGCTGACCGCGCGCCTCTACGGTGGATATCAGGCGGTGCTGGCCGTTCACGCCGAGGGCTCGATTGAGGCGGAAAAGCTGGCCATGTTCCGCGCTTACAATCCGGAGCGGGCCGTGAATCTCGCCATGAAGCTGGCGGGTTTGGACCAAAAGAAGTAG